gttcggcggccgaaagttccttcggctgccgaacctggtttctcccaaatgggcagaaacttggttcaaatgagcctcttgcctcccaaaacctcaaatcatgcatatagctcaactaggacatgcatacaagttcctaggggtctcaaacaatcatataccccaactacaacacttcaaacacacacaatcaacacacattgttcaaaacatcaatattaacccataactcaacatataacctaacatgcatttctacccaaagaactcataaaatcttacttaaaacacataaggagcttaagatcagctcttacctcttgaagatcgagagggagacgacctaaacttggagatccacgaaaatgagctcctgagttcccaaatctccaaaacttgtttcaaaagttcaaaaccttcaatgcaagcttaaaactcaagaaaaatggtggggatttgaaggaagaacactagatttgggagagggaggtcggaagctagctgtggccgaaaatgggagaaagctcgcccatttcggctaagtgacccttatatagatggctggccaggccacgttcgggggccgaaagtgcttccgcatgcatgccatgttcggcggccgaacttgagtttcggcggccgaacctggacttccctcactcatgctttcgggggcctaacgtgcctccaaaacgcatgcatgttcggcggccgaacttgactttcggcggccgaacttaggtttttcctccaaggacttttcatgcaaaaactcatttaatttcatacttaaaacattaaaattcatgaaaacattttataaaacatgcttttaccccttctagaggttttcgacatccgaaattccaccggacggtaggaattccgataccgaagtctagccgggtattacaggcaagGACATTGTATCCCAATTAATCAGATGTACAGCTGGCTTCATATCCTTTCCATGCCAAATAAAGTTCCtgcatattttctctatttcattGCAAAGCGATACCAGTAAAAGAGCACTCTGCATCACAAAAACAGGAATAACATTAAGAACTGATTGAACTAACGTTAGTCGTCCAGCTTTTGATAGAGTTCTCGCCTTCCAGCCATCAAGTCTGCCTCTCATTTTATCCAAAATACTACTATATGTCGAGACTGAAATCCTCCCATGAATAGATGGCACACCCAAGTATTTTTCCAAATCAGCAGTCAAAGGAATACCTGACCTTGAAGACAAAAGTGATGCCAAATCACTATCAACAAAAGGCGACAAATAAAGAGAAGACTTAGCTAAATTCACTTTCTGCCCGGAAGCCTTAGCAAAGTCatccaaacatgataaaatcaaatccaaCTGTTCCACAGAAGCTTCTGCGAACAAAACCATATCATCCGCGAACATAAGATGAGAAATCATCGGACCATTACTCGAGATAGGAATCGGCTTCCATCTGCCTTGACGAACAAGCTATTTAAACATTCTCGAAAGTTGTTCAATACACATAACAAAAAGATATGAAGACATTGGATCGCCTTGTCGCACACCACGAGTCGGTTTAAAAGATTCTAACTTCTCACCATTCCATAACACTGACATAGAAGATGTTCTAACACAATTCATAATATTAGAAATCCAAGCATCGGAAAAGTGGTAAGAACCCAGCACCCACTGAATAAAATCCCAATCTAGTCTATCATAAGCCTTttcaatatcaattttaatCGCCATAAAACCCCCTGATCGCTTAGACGTTCTCATAGTGTGCAAAACTTCTTGAAACACCACaatgttatcaataatttatcgGCCAGGAACGAAGCTACTTTGTTCCAATCCAATGAGAGAGCTCAAAACATCTTTCAATCTGTTAATCAACACTTTTGTAACAAGCTTATAGATCACGTTACATAAGCTAATTGGTCTGAACTGAGAAATAAATTCTGGACAAGCAATTTTAGGAATAAGAGTCAGCACCATTTCATTAACTTCCTCTGGAAACTCCCTCCCGCCCAAGACCTCAATAATAAACACTGAAACCTGTGAACCTACCGCAGACCAAGATTTCTGAAAGAAAACTGCTTGTAGACCATCGGGTCCTGGAGCCTTGTAAGGAGACATAAGGCGCAAAGCATCATATACTTCATCATGAGAAAAAGGACGATCCAGAAGCAACCgttgagaagaagaaagagcagGCCCATCAGGTCTAACAAAATGGCTCCAGTCAACCGCCAAATCTTTCGAATACAACTCCTGATAGTAACCGCTAGCAAGCTCTTTAAGTTGACTAGAATCTTCAATCCACACATTGTTCCCATTTCTCAGCTTGAGAATTTGCTGCTTCTTGCGTTTAATCACGGTAGAAAGATGATAAAACCTTGTATTTCTCTCACCAGAAACAATCCATTCCTCCCTAGATTGTTGAAAGCAGTATAATTCTTCCTGCTTCAAAACATCTTCAAGCTGTCGTCTCAGATTAAATTCCAGCTTCACTAAACCTCTCGTTCGCCGGATAGCTAAGCTTTTTTGAACACCATCAATTCGACGGATCAACCTCTgcttattatgaaaaatattcccAAACTCAGATCGGTTTCATTGGCTTAATGAGTCTTTGGTTGAtttcaaattatcaaataaagaaGTATTTTGCTTCCAACCACGGGAAACAACATCAATAAAATCTTTGTGAGCTGTCCAAGCCACTTGAAAATGAAAATGACGAACAGAAGAATTTGTAACTCCAAAGCAATTCATGAAAATAGGACAATGATCAGAATGCAACTTTGGAGCATGAATAACTGTAGCTCTAGAAAATGTCATGCGCCAAATCTCAGTACACAAGCAACGGTCTAATCGAGCAGCTTTATAAGAAGAATTAATACCACCTTTACTCCAAGTAAAATGGGtaccttcaaaactcaaatcaatAAGTGAGTTATCAAAAATCCATTGCCGAAAATCACTAGCCCCAATACTGTGAACATTAACATAGCCAGTTTGTTCATTCTCGCTTGTAAAGAATTGAAATCTCCCAACAGTAACCAACTTTTCTCACTTCCATTGAAACCCAGAACCGAATGCCACAAACGTCTTCGTAAACTAATGTCAGGGCTAGCATACACAAAACTCACTAACCACGAGTCCCCATTATCAAGTAACACATTGCATGTACTAAATTGCGGATCTGTCGACACAAGcgttaacttaaaaaatatttctgacCATAAAATCCAGATGCCTCCACTGAAACCAAAAGTCTCGACACGAACCCAAT
The Manihot esculenta cultivar AM560-2 chromosome 1, M.esculenta_v8, whole genome shotgun sequence genome window above contains:
- the LOC110609503 gene encoding uncharacterized protein LOC110609503, which codes for MNQSKTWVVSNPKLVGLANLETELDRNQHDNFNDPLFPHPTHPNIPAANGDGNQDMNLDDDAMIIVAQTSLNEFQNSGLIGSVILMAFFSLLFLMIIGVWNCQGAASSNFLRAFKEYNRIYKPQIFCLVEPRISGHSADNVCKQLGYDNWVRVETFGFSGGIWILWSEIFFKLTLVSTDPQFSTCNVLLDNGDSWLVSFVYASPDISLRRRLWHSVLGFNGSEKSTHFTWSKGGINSSYKAARLDRCLCTEIWRMTFSRATVIHAPKLHSDHCPIFMNCFGVTNSSVRHFHFQVAWTAHKDFIDRLIRRIDGVQKSLAIRRTRGLVKLEFNLRRQLEDVLKQEELYCFQQSREEWIVSGERNTRFYHLSTVIKRKKQQILKLRNGNNVWIEDSSQLKELASGYYQELYSKDLAVDWSHFVRPDGPALSSSQRLLLDRPFSHDEVYDALRLMSPYKAPGPDGLQAVFFQKSWSAVGSQVSVFIIEVLGGREFPEEVNEMVLTLIPKIACPEFISQFRPISLCNVIYKLVTKVLINRLKDVLSSLIGLEQSSFVPGR